The following DNA comes from Labrus mixtus chromosome 8, fLabMix1.1, whole genome shotgun sequence.
ctgtactttactacactgtttcatggtgttctgtactttactacactgtttcacgatgtactgtactttactacactgtttcatggtgtactgtagagtactgtactttactacactgtttcatggtgtactgtagagtactgtactttactacactgtttcatggtgtactgtactttactacactggttcatggtgtactgtagagtactgtactttactacactgtttcatggtgtactgtagttTACTACACtggttcatggtgtactgtagagtactgtactttactacactgtttcatggtgtgctgtagagtactgtactttactacactgtttcatggtgtactgtactttactacactgtttcatggtgtactgtagagtactgtactttactacactgtttcatggtgtactgtagttTACTACACTgcttcatggtgtactgtagagtactgtactttactacactgtttcatggtgtgctgtagagtactgtactttactacactgtttcatggtgtactgtactttactaaactgtttcatggtgtactatagagtactgtactttactacactggttcatggtgtactgtagagtactgtactttactacactggttcatggtgtactgtagagtacagTACTgcttcatggtgtactgtagagaACTGGACTTTACTACACtatttcatggtgtactgtagagtactgtactttactacactgtttcatggtgtactgtactttactacactgtttcatggtgtactgtagagtactgtactttactacactgtttcatggtgtactgtactttactacactgtttcatggtgtactgtagagtactgtactttactacactggttcatggtgtactgtagagtactgtactttactacactggttCATGGTGTACTATAgattactgtactttactacactgtttcatggtgtactgtagagtactgtactttactacactggttcatggtgtactgtagagtactgtactgcttcatggtgtactgtagagtactgtactttactacactgtttcatggtatACTGTggagtactgtactttactacactgtttcatggtgtactgtagagtactgtactttactacactgtttcacgatttactgtactttactacactgtttcatggtgtgctgtagagtactgtactttactacactgtttcatggtgtactgtagagtactgtactttactacactgtttcatggtgtactgtagagtactgtactgcttcatggtgtactgtagagtactgtactttactacactgtttcatggtatACTGTggagtactgtactttactacactgtttcatggtgtactgtactttactacactgtttcacaatgtactgtactttactacactggttcatggtgtactgtagagtactgtactgcttcatggtgtactgtagagtactgtactttactacactgtttcatggtatactgtagagtactgtactttactacactgtttcatggtgtactgtactttactacactggttcatggtgtactgtagagtactgtactttactacactgtttcatggtgtactgtagagtactgtactttactacactgtttcatggtgtactatagattactgtactttactacactggttcatggtgtactgtagagtactgtactgcttcatggtgtactgtagagaactgtactttactacactggttcatggtgtactgtagagtactttgctttactacactgtttcatggtgtgctgtagagtactgtactttactacgcCGGTTCgtggtgtactgtagagtactgtactttactacagtTTGATGATGTACTGTAGAgaactgtactttactacactgtttcatggtgtactgtagagtactgtactttactacactgtttcatggtatactgtagagtactgtacttgactacactgtttcatgatGTACTGTAGAaaactgtactttactacactgtttcatggtgtactgtagagtactgtactttactgcaCTGCTccatggtgtactgtagagtactgtactttactacactgtttcatggtgtactgtactttactgcaCTCCTccatggtgtactgtagagtactgtactttactacactgtttcatggtgtactatagattactgtactttactacactgtttcatggtgtactgtagagtactgtactttactacactgtttcatggtgtattgtactttactacactgtttcatggtgtactgtagagtactgtactttactacactgtttcatggtgtactgtagagtactgtactttactgcactgtttcatggtgtaatgtagagtactgtactttatgtcactgtttcatggtgtactgtagagtactgtaaTTTGTGTCATGGTGTATCATCAGTGTGTGCTCGTCGTGTGTTGGGTGTCAGGTGGAGTTCGGCGTGGTCTACAGCTGTCTCGAGGATAAGATGTTTACAGCGAGGAGGGGGAAGGGAGCTTTCTGTAACGGAGAGCCACTGCAGGTTTCTGATCAGAAAGGTCAATAATCGTTTATTCATCAATACATCAGCAGCACATTTAAAGTAACATTAATGAGATCAATGTTTGATTCAGGTgttactgtccctttaaataacACGATCCTCTCTGTCAGACATCAAACAATCCATCATCGCCACCGAGTTTGGATCAAACCGAGACCCTGAAACCGTCGAGAGAATCTTCTCCAGCATGAGAAACATCGTCACCATCCCTGTACACGGGTAACACTGCAGGACTCCTCTCATTCAGGGTTAGATCTCTGACCCCTCAGTGTTCTTCTAACGTCTCTTTGTTTTCAGCGTGCGTGGAGCAGGAACGGCGGCCATCAACATGTGTCTGGTGGCGTCTGGTTGTGTGGAAGCATATTATGAGATTGGGATCCACGTTTGGGACATTGCTGCAGGCTCACTGATCGTATCAGAGGCCGGAGGGGTCCTGATGGACGTGGAGGGTAAAGATGCTCAGATGGCTGCCGATAATAATGTTTGAGGGGTCTACACCTTTATTGACGGGTCTAAGCTTGTATTAGGGGTCTAAGCCTTTATTAAGGGCTCTAAGCATGTATTAGAGGTCTAAACATGTATTAGAGCTCTAAACCTGTATTAAGGACTCTAAGCATGTATTAGGGGTAAATAGAAAATGTGCTCTGGTTTCAGGAGGGGAGATGGATCTGATGTCTAGAAGAATCGTTGCCGCCAACAGCCGAAGTGTCGCTGAGAGGATCGTCAAAGAGATCGACTCCTACAGTCCTCAGAGGGACGACGCTCCGCTTACGCAGTAGACacctgcagtgcattgtgggatacacaACATATTTTATGTTTAGTTTGTAAAGTTTGTAATAAAGTTTGTCACTACAACAAACCTGCCGTTTGGTCTGATGTCACATCTGCACAACATAGGTGTTACATTAACCTTCAATTTATGCTGTTTATAACTGAAACAGCAGCACAAGCaggttgtcatggaaacaaagGACAGGAAGTGTACTCCAAcaatgttttac
Coding sequences within:
- the impa1 gene encoding inositol monophosphatase 1: MADLWQNAMDHGVAAARRAGEVVREALKGDRTVMTKSSSVDLVTQTDQKVEKLIIQSVKEKYPTHRFIGEESVAEGEPCVLTDEPTWIIDPIDGTTNFVHAFPFIAVSIGFSVNKQVEFGVVYSCLEDKMFTARRGKGAFCNGEPLQVSDQKDIKQSIIATEFGSNRDPETVERIFSSMRNIVTIPVHGVRGAGTAAINMCLVASGCVEAYYEIGIHVWDIAAGSLIVSEAGGVLMDVEGGEMDLMSRRIVAANSRSVAERIVKEIDSYSPQRDDAPLTQ